The following are encoded together in the Mammaliicoccus vitulinus genome:
- a CDS encoding PTS galactitol transporter subunit IIC: MNGFVNFIQAFLDLGATVILPIVIFLLGIFFRQKVGAAFRSGLTIGVAFVGIFLVIDLLVNNLGPAAQAMVKNLGVSLNVIDVGWPATSSIAWASVIAAFIIPLGIVINVIMLLTKTTRTMNVDIWNFWHYTFCGAMVYAISGSIWQSLVAAVLFQIVCLKVADWTAPMMSEFYDLPGVSIATGSTISYVPGIFLVKGLQKIPGINKLNADPETIQKRFGAFGESIFVGLVLGLAIGLLAGYNVGDVINLGMSMAAVMVLMPRMVKILMEGLMPVSESARTWLNKRFGDREIYIGLDAAVALGHPAVISTALILVPITVLLAVILPGNQVLPFGDLATIPFIVAFIVGAARGNIIHSVIVGTVMIAISLYIATDVAPIFTSMADGTSVKMPSGSSQISSLDQGGNILNYIIFKFFDLFN, translated from the coding sequence ATGAATGGTTTCGTAAATTTTATTCAAGCATTTCTTGATTTAGGTGCAACGGTTATTTTACCGATTGTCATATTCTTATTAGGGATATTCTTCAGACAAAAAGTCGGAGCAGCATTTAGATCTGGTTTAACAATTGGTGTTGCCTTCGTAGGTATTTTCTTAGTAATTGATTTACTTGTTAACAACTTAGGACCAGCTGCACAAGCAATGGTTAAAAACTTAGGCGTTAGCTTAAATGTTATTGATGTAGGTTGGCCTGCAACGTCTTCTATTGCATGGGCCTCAGTAATAGCAGCATTCATTATTCCATTAGGTATCGTTATCAATGTCATTATGTTATTAACTAAGACGACGAGAACGATGAACGTTGATATTTGGAACTTCTGGCACTATACATTCTGTGGTGCTATGGTTTATGCAATTTCTGGTAGTATTTGGCAGTCACTTGTTGCTGCTGTATTATTCCAAATCGTCTGCTTAAAAGTAGCTGACTGGACTGCTCCAATGATGAGTGAGTTCTATGATTTACCAGGTGTATCAATCGCAACTGGTAGTACAATTTCTTATGTCCCAGGTATTTTCTTAGTTAAAGGACTTCAAAAAATTCCTGGCATTAACAAATTAAATGCAGATCCAGAAACAATTCAAAAAAGATTCGGTGCTTTCGGTGAATCCATCTTCGTAGGCCTTGTCCTCGGTTTAGCTATCGGTTTATTAGCTGGGTACAATGTTGGAGATGTTATTAACTTAGGTATGTCTATGGCAGCTGTAATGGTATTAATGCCTCGTATGGTTAAGATTCTTATGGAAGGTTTAATGCCTGTATCTGAATCCGCACGTACTTGGTTAAACAAGCGTTTTGGTGACCGTGAAATTTATATCGGCTTAGATGCTGCTGTAGCTTTAGGACATCCAGCAGTTATCTCAACTGCTTTGATTTTAGTTCCAATCACAGTGTTATTAGCTGTTATTTTACCTGGTAACCAAGTATTGCCTTTCGGTGACTTAGCAACAATTCCATTTATTGTAGCATTCATCGTTGGTGCAGCGCGTGGTAACATCATTCATTCTGTTATCGTAGGTACAGTTATGATCGCTATTTCACTATACATCGCAACTGATGTAGCACCTATTTTCACAAGTATGGCTGACGGTACAAGCGTTAAAATGCCATCAGGATCATCACAAATCTCAAGTCTTGACCAAGGTGGTAACATCTTAAACTATATTATCTTCAAGTTCTTTGATTTGTTCAACTAA
- a CDS encoding zinc-binding dehydrogenase, with product MKALVKTAPGFGNLEILDRDIPEPGKNEVKIKVHYAGICGTDVHTYEGHYNVNFPVTLGHEFSGEIVTVGENVQDFEVGDRVTSETTYYICGECEYCQTGDYNLCNHRKGLGTQQNGGFTQYLVARAASVHKLPDNVSYKAASMTEPLACAHHAVSKIEIQQDDIVVVMGPGPIGLLVAQVVKSKGGKVVITGLDNDKARLDKAEELNLDHVVNIQHTDLKEYVNHITNGYGADVVLECSGAVPAAKQGLDLLRKKGNYVQVGIFKDAEIPFDLEKIVQKEIRVVGSRSQKPADWEPSLQLMSSGQVDAEALVTAELDITEWDEGYNHIKGGEGIKVLLRPIE from the coding sequence ATGAAAGCATTAGTCAAAACAGCACCAGGATTTGGCAACTTAGAAATATTAGATAGAGATATTCCAGAACCAGGAAAAAACGAAGTCAAAATAAAAGTTCATTACGCTGGTATTTGTGGCACAGATGTTCACACGTATGAAGGTCATTACAACGTAAACTTTCCAGTAACACTCGGTCATGAATTCTCCGGTGAAATCGTAACAGTTGGAGAGAACGTTCAAGATTTTGAAGTTGGTGACCGTGTGACTTCTGAAACAACTTATTATATTTGCGGTGAATGTGAATATTGCCAAACGGGTGATTATAACTTATGTAACCATCGTAAAGGTTTAGGTACACAACAAAATGGCGGTTTCACGCAATACCTTGTTGCAAGAGCTGCAAGTGTTCATAAATTACCAGATAACGTATCTTATAAAGCAGCTTCTATGACTGAACCGTTAGCGTGTGCACACCATGCAGTATCTAAAATTGAAATACAACAAGATGATATTGTTGTTGTAATGGGTCCCGGCCCTATCGGCTTACTTGTAGCGCAAGTCGTTAAAAGTAAAGGTGGCAAAGTCGTTATTACTGGATTAGATAATGATAAAGCACGTTTAGATAAAGCTGAAGAACTTAATTTAGATCATGTAGTGAATATTCAACATACAGATTTAAAAGAATACGTAAATCATATTACAAATGGTTATGGTGCAGATGTCGTATTAGAATGTTCAGGCGCTGTACCTGCTGCTAAACAAGGACTCGATTTATTGCGTAAAAAGGGAAATTACGTTCAAGTTGGTATTTTTAAAGACGCTGAAATTCCATTTGATTTAGAAAAAATCGTTCAAAAAGAAATTAGAGTAGTCGGAAGCAGAAGTCAGAAACCTGCTGATTGGGAACCATCATTACAATTAATGAGCTCAGGACAAGTAGACGCAGAAGCACTCGTTACAGCTGAACTTGATATTACCGAGTGGGATGAAGGTTACAATCACATTAAAGGCGGCGAAGGTATTAAAGTCTTACTTCGCCCTATCGAATAA
- a CDS encoding PTS sugar transporter subunit IIA — protein sequence MQDLKIDVSNVILDVEAATNVEALSKLADVMYQNGYVKETYKDAVIERESSFATGLPTVYCSVAIPHTDIQHVQSKSIGIAVLKETVPFVIMGELEETTDVKLIFMLAMDKEDAQLSLLQKLMGIFQNDQLLSLIANAQDKQTIVDAIDKELSEA from the coding sequence ATGCAAGATTTAAAAATCGATGTCTCGAACGTCATTCTTGATGTAGAGGCTGCGACAAATGTGGAAGCATTGAGTAAGTTAGCCGATGTCATGTATCAAAATGGTTACGTTAAAGAGACTTACAAAGATGCTGTCATAGAAAGAGAAAGTTCATTTGCAACTGGTTTACCAACTGTATATTGCTCAGTAGCAATCCCGCATACCGATATACAACATGTCCAATCAAAATCAATTGGTATTGCAGTTTTAAAGGAAACAGTTCCATTTGTCATCATGGGAGAGTTAGAAGAAACAACTGATGTTAAATTAATTTTCATGTTAGCAATGGATAAAGAAGATGCACAACTTTCACTATTACAAAAATTAATGGGTATTTTCCAAAATGATCAATTACTTTCATTAATCGCCAACGCACAAGATAAACAAACAATTGTAGATGCAATAGACAAAGAATTAAGTGAAGCATAA
- a CDS encoding PTS sugar transporter subunit IIB produces the protein MKQVLVACGAGIATSTVVNNAIEEMAKEHNIKVDLKQIKITEVGPYVDTADLLVTTAMTQKKYDFPVINARNFLTGIGIEDTKKEILDVLQS, from the coding sequence ATGAAACAAGTATTAGTAGCATGTGGAGCAGGAATCGCAACGTCAACAGTGGTAAATAACGCAATTGAAGAAATGGCTAAAGAACACAATATTAAAGTAGATTTAAAACAAATTAAAATCACTGAAGTTGGTCCTTACGTTGATACGGCTGACTTATTAGTTACAACAGCAATGACTCAAAAAAAATATGATTTCCCAGTAATTAACGCACGTAACTTCTTAACTGGTATCGGTATTGAAGATACGAAAAAAGAAATATTAGACGTATTACAAAGTTAA